In Pseudomonas sp. HR96, the DNA window GCGCCTGGGCAAGGCTCAAGCCGGCATGGCCGTGCACATCGGCGACCACCCCGGCGACGATATCGCCGGCGCCCAGCAGGCCGGCCTGCGGGCGATCTGGTACAACCCGCAGGGCAAGGCCTGGGACCACAGCCACCAGCCTGACGCCGAGATCGCCAGCTTGCGCGAATTGCCCGAGCTGCTGCGCACTTTCTGATCAGTCATCCCGCGCCTGTAGGCGGGGCAGAGCCCCCGAGCTCTGCAAATTCCTGCCCCCACAAAAAAGCCCGCAGCGACGGCGGGCTTTTTCTTCACGCAAGGCAGACTTCAGATAGGGCGGCTACCGTACTTGTTGTCGGGCTTCTTGGGTGGGTCTGCCACCACATTCGGCTCGACTTCCTGCACCTTGCCGCCACGCGACAGAAACTCTTCCATCGCGCGAGCGAGCGCATCGCGCTCCTTGTTCTTGGCTTCGATACTCGGCAGCTCGTCCACCGACACAGCGGCCTTGGCCTTGCCCTTGGCGGTGGGAGCAGGTACATCGCTGCCATCGTCTTCGGCCACGTCCTCGGCGCTGGCTTCCAGGCCTTCCTCGGTATCGTCCTCGTCACCTACTTCGAGTTCGTCGTTTTCCAGATCATCGTCGCTCATGTTCTACCTCGTGACTTTCGCAAGCAGATTATTTATAGCCCAGCATTTTCTTCTGTCTAAGGCTGCCAGAAAAAATTCACATCCCCCGGCAGCCATTGGTCAGGCGCCCTCGCCGTGCAGCGTGGCGAGGATTCGGCGGGCACCGCCATGATTGCGGTGCTCGCCCAGATAGAGGCCCTGCCAGGTGCCCATCGCCAGGCGCCCCTGGCTCACCGGCACGCTGACCTGGCAGCCCAGCAGGCTGGCCTTGAAGTGCGCCGGCAGGTCGTCGTCGCCCTCGTCGTTGTGCTCGAAACCCGCCGAGCCTTCGGGCACCAGGCGACTGAAGAAGCGTTCGAAGTCGCGGCGCACCGCCGGGTCGGCGTTTTCGTTGACCGTCAGCGAGGCCGACGTGTGTTGCAGCCAGAGATGCAGCAGACCAGCCCGGCACTCACGCAGGGCCGGCAGCCCGGCGAGCAGCTCGTCGGTGATCAGATGAAAACCGCGAGGTCTGGCCCGCAGGGTAATCAGGGTCTGCTGCCACATGGCATGCTCCGTTGGGGGCGCATTCTAGCGCGCTCAGGGAAAAAACAAAGGGGCCGATGCAGTTCATCTGTTGCCCGATGCAAATGACAAACTCCAGACAAAAAAATGCCCGGCGAGCCGGGCATTTTTTGCAGCAAGCGATTACAGGTTGTAACCACGCTCGTTGTGTTGCGCCAGGTCCAGGCCCACAGCCTCTTCCTCTTCGTTGACCCGCAGGCCCATCACCACATCCAGCACCTTGAGGATGATGAAGGTCACCACAGCGGTGTAGACGATGGTGAAGCCGACGCCTTTGCACTGAATCCAGACTTGTGCAGCGATGTCGGTCACGGTGCCGAAGCCGCCCAGCGAAGGCGCTGCGAATGCACCGGTGAGGATGGCGCCGAGGATACCGCCGATACCGTGC includes these proteins:
- the sutA gene encoding transcriptional regulator SutA, with the protein product MSDDDLENDELEVGDEDDTEEGLEASAEDVAEDDGSDVPAPTAKGKAKAAVSVDELPSIEAKNKERDALARAMEEFLSRGGKVQEVEPNVVADPPKKPDNKYGSRPI
- a CDS encoding secondary thiamine-phosphate synthase enzyme YjbQ, with translation MWQQTLITLRARPRGFHLITDELLAGLPALRECRAGLLHLWLQHTSASLTVNENADPAVRRDFERFFSRLVPEGSAGFEHNDEGDDDLPAHFKASLLGCQVSVPVSQGRLAMGTWQGLYLGEHRNHGGARRILATLHGEGA